The sequence AGTTATAACTGGAGTTACCGCTTGTCAGGAGCTCATTGATTCTGCTATACAAGAAGACGCTGATGCTATTGTTGTTCATCACGGTTATTTTTGGAAAGGTGAAAGTTACCCTATAGTTGGCATGAAGTATGAACGCATCGCAAAATTTATAAAAAATGGCATACACCTTTTTGGCTATCATTTACCCCTAGATGGACATAGAGAAATTGGTAACAATATCCTTTTAGCGAAGAAACTAAATCTACGTAATATAAGATTCTTTGAAACAGGATCTAAACCTGATATTTCTGTAATAGCAGACTGTGATCTAGACTTAAATAGCTTTAATAAGCTTATTGAAGAAAAACTAAATAGACAGCCGACTGTTATCACTGCTAAAAATCAAAATAAAAAAGTTGCTATCTGTACAGGTGGTGCTCAAGATTTTATAGAATATGCTTATAATGCTGGAGCCGATACTTTTATCTCTGGTGAAATCTCAGAAAGAACCACTCACACAGCTCGTGAACTAGGTATAAACTATATAGCAGCTGGACACCATGCGACTGAAAAAGAAGGTGCAAAAGCAATAGCAAAATTACTAGAAAAAAACTTAAATTTAGAAACTAAATTTATTGATATAGATAATCCTGCTTAATTATTTTCTTTTTAAATAAAAAACCTAATATTGTTGGTATAAAAGCAAGAATAGCAAATATAATAATTGTAATATCAAAAGCTGTGTTTACACTAAAAGTGTTAAAAAACCAGTTTAATAATATCGCAGAAAGTGAAACAGCCATCCCAAAAGTTAGTTGGAATAATATATTGTTAATTGCATTTGCATCATTCAGATTAGGTTTTGGTACATCTATGAATACTCTAGACATATAAGCTGTAAACAAAACTGATCTTATAGCGCCATTTACAAGCAAAATAATACTAATATAAAATAAAGGAGATGCCTGTGTTATTGTTAGTATCATAGCAACACTTATCATCTGCACAATACTTCCTATAGATATTACCAACTCACTACCAAAAATTTTAATCAAACGATTTACAAATACTTTAGCCCCTAAGTTACCGATAAACATTATCAATAATAAACTCCCAGCTTTTATAGCTGAAAAACCTAAAGCTTGTTGAAAATATAAAGGTATCACAAAAGGCATAGCTCCTGTTGTTATCCTAAAAAATGTAGAGTTTATAATAGAGCTTCTAAAACTATGTATTCTAAGAGCAGAAATATTTACTATGTGATTTTTTGATTTTTTATAATGTATAACACTTAGTAGTGATGTAACAATCAAACCAACTATAAATATAGATCTATAGCTTCTAAAGATTGAATCTTTTAGACACGACTCCAGAAGGAAAATTACAGACATAATTAATATTGCTAGTATTACAAAACCTTTAAAATCAAATGATTTTTTCTCTATCACTGAA is a genomic window of Francisella sp. LA112445 containing:
- a CDS encoding Nif3-like dinuclear metal center hexameric protein, which encodes MYFKDLENYLNDYFEVNDYKDYAPNGLQIQGYRDIKKVITGVTACQELIDSAIQEDADAIVVHHGYFWKGESYPIVGMKYERIAKFIKNGIHLFGYHLPLDGHREIGNNILLAKKLNLRNIRFFETGSKPDISVIADCDLDLNSFNKLIEEKLNRQPTVITAKNQNKKVAICTGGAQDFIEYAYNAGADTFISGEISERTTHTARELGINYIAAGHHATEKEGAKAIAKLLEKNLNLETKFIDIDNPA
- a CDS encoding MFS transporter, with the protein product MIQRKNIISLIIAIAFFMEMLDSTIVVTAVSKMADYFGINFSYINLAITAYATSIAVFLLIAPWVSNRVGDKNTYVLSIAVFSFGSLLCGLSTNILMLVFAEIIQGVGGALMVPVGRTIIFKQTPKDQYLKAIAWMVWPALIAPVIGPVLGAYIVKYSSWRYMFFINIPIGVVLSVLSIFLLDNTKTSVIEKKSFDFKGFVILAILIMSVIFLLESCLKDSIFRSYRSIFIVGLIVTSLLSVIHYKKSKNHIVNISALRIHSFRSSIINSTFFRITTGAMPFVIPLYFQQALGFSAIKAGSLLLIMFIGNLGAKVFVNRLIKIFGSELVISIGSIVQMISVAMILTITQASPLFYISIILLVNGAIRSVLFTAYMSRVFIDVPKPNLNDANAINNILFQLTFGMAVSLSAILLNWFFNTFSVNTAFDITIIIFAILAFIPTILGFLFKKKIIKQDYLYQ